A segment of the Methanothermococcus thermolithotrophicus DSM 2095 genome:
TAAATGTCTTGTAGCAAATTCTTTTGCCCAGTATGTTATTATAAAGTCTGCTCCGGCTCGCTTAATGCTTAAAAGAGTTTCATAAATTGTGGCATCCCTATCAAGCCAGCCTTTTTCAGCTGCAGCTTCCACCATTGAATACTCTCCACTTACGCAATAGCCCCCAATTGGCACGTTGAAGTTATCTTTAGCCATTTTTAATATATCCAAATATGGAAGTGCAGGTTTGACAAGTATTAAATCAGCACCTTCTTCTATGTCCAACTCAATTTCTCTTAAGGCTTCCTTTGAATTTCCGGGATCCATCTGATAGGTTTTTCTATCTCCAAATTTAGGGGCACTTTCTGCAGCATCCCTAAAAGGACCATAAAATGCAGAAGAATACTTTGCCGCGTAGCTCATTATGGCAACATTTTTGTGGCCGTTTTCTTCTAAAACTTCCCTAATTTTTCTAACTCTTCCATCCATCATGTCAGAAGGAGCCACTATATCGGCACCACTTTCAGCATAGGATAATGCTATCTTACCTAAGATTTCAAGGGTTTCATCGTTTAAAATTTCATTATCTTTAACTATACCACAATGTCCATGAGAAGTATATTCGCACATACAAACATCAGCTATAACTAAAAGTTCATCCCCAAGTTCTTCCTTTATTTTTGAAATTGCCTTTTGAACTCCGCCATTCATATCGTAGGCTGAAGAGGCTACTTCGTCTTTGTATTTCGGAATTCCAAATAAAATAACGGCAGGAATTCCTAAGTCAGCAATTTCTTTAGCTTCTTCAACTGCTCCATCTACACTAAATCTGTATTGGTTTGGCATTGAAGATATTTCCTTCTTTTCATTAGCTTTTAAGTTCTCATCTACAAAAATGGGCATTATTAAATCATTCTTTGTTAAAATGGTCTCTCTTACTAAATCTCTCATTTTGTAGCTTTTTCTAAGTCTTCTTGGTCTCATAATCATACATATCCCACCGTTGGATAGGACGCCCAATATTTCAGTTTTGAGGCTTCCAGTTTTAAAATAATGTATCATAACGATATAGTTTAATATTTAATATATAAATAATATA
Coding sequences within it:
- the hemB gene encoding porphobilinogen synthase; this encodes MIMRPRRLRKSYKMRDLVRETILTKNDLIMPIFVDENLKANEKKEISSMPNQYRFSVDGAVEEAKEIADLGIPAVILFGIPKYKDEVASSAYDMNGGVQKAISKIKEELGDELLVIADVCMCEYTSHGHCGIVKDNEILNDETLEILGKIALSYAESGADIVAPSDMMDGRVRKIREVLEENGHKNVAIMSYAAKYSSAFYGPFRDAAESAPKFGDRKTYQMDPGNSKEALREIELDIEEGADLILVKPALPYLDILKMAKDNFNVPIGGYCVSGEYSMVEAAAEKGWLDRDATIYETLLSIKRAGADFIITYWAKEFATRHLFPTPL